In Edaphobacter dinghuensis, a genomic segment contains:
- a CDS encoding DUF2235 domain-containing protein, with protein MAKKIIICADGTWNSSHGAGAFANDTNVRKLFCALADTPDQMRYYDSGVGTDGTPIDHLAGGAMGDGLFQKVQDGYEFLAYVWDPGDEIYIFGFSRGAYTARSLGGMIAGFGVPNKNFDNMTVQKIFAAYRQTDPTLRANMKGDLSTEYALTNADVRMIGVWDTVGSLGVPGMLFSVLHQQKYGFLDTSLHPSVKNAYHAVCIDERRAQFKPTLWTNKDGSPRANDDQVQQVWFSGVHCDIGGGYDDCELSEITLGWMMKNAIKCGLAFSDDAMGKYMKIDAKNAQGVAHDEWKIVPWGVPEHREIPYGAAMANTVQMRLDNVATYRPENLALTAKGKLKGYEVADVLA; from the coding sequence ATGGCAAAGAAGATCATCATTTGCGCGGATGGGACCTGGAATTCGTCCCACGGCGCTGGCGCTTTCGCAAACGATACGAACGTTCGCAAGCTATTTTGTGCGTTGGCCGATACTCCGGACCAGATGCGGTACTACGACAGCGGTGTGGGAACCGATGGAACGCCGATCGATCATTTGGCCGGTGGCGCCATGGGCGACGGCCTGTTTCAGAAGGTGCAGGATGGCTATGAGTTTCTGGCTTATGTGTGGGACCCAGGAGATGAGATCTACATCTTCGGGTTCAGCCGCGGAGCGTATACAGCGCGCAGCCTGGGCGGAATGATCGCGGGGTTCGGCGTGCCGAACAAGAACTTCGACAACATGACAGTGCAGAAGATCTTTGCGGCATATCGTCAGACCGATCCGACGCTGCGCGCGAACATGAAGGGGGACTTGAGTACGGAGTATGCGCTGACGAACGCAGATGTTCGGATGATCGGCGTGTGGGACACGGTAGGATCGCTGGGTGTGCCGGGGATGCTGTTCAGCGTGCTGCACCAGCAGAAGTATGGGTTTCTCGATACGTCGTTGCATCCGAGTGTTAAGAACGCGTATCACGCGGTCTGCATTGACGAGAGGCGTGCGCAGTTCAAACCGACTCTGTGGACGAACAAGGATGGATCGCCGCGGGCCAACGATGACCAGGTGCAGCAGGTGTGGTTTTCAGGGGTGCATTGCGATATCGGCGGAGGCTATGACGATTGCGAGCTGTCGGAGATTACGCTGGGCTGGATGATGAAGAACGCAATCAAGTGCGGGCTTGCGTTCAGCGATGATGCGATGGGGAAGTACATGAAGATCGATGCGAAGAACGCGCAGGGGGTGGCGCATGATGAGTGGAAGATCGTTCCGTGGGGCGTTCCCGAGCACAGAGAGATTCCTTACGGTGCAGCGATGGCCAATACAGTGCAGATGCGGCTGGATAACGTGGCGACGTATCGGCCGGAGAATCTGGCGCTTACGGCGAAGGGGAAGCTGAAGGGATATGAAGTGGCCGATGTGTTGGCTTGA
- a CDS encoding rhodanese-like domain-containing protein, which produces MALIAICVAALCLALFVGNRIKRGRERRELELHSIEPETLHDLLTANEKVHIFDVRQPLDLLAYSELIPGATRVPPKEVMANPSLIPREEDAVVYCTCPDDKTSREILQRALSLNFSRLKILRGGLGAWKAKGYPVVPYREAFRLDTEV; this is translated from the coding sequence ATGGCTCTAATTGCTATCTGCGTTGCGGCGTTGTGTCTTGCACTTTTTGTGGGCAACAGGATTAAGCGGGGCCGAGAGCGGCGTGAATTGGAACTGCACTCGATTGAGCCGGAGACGCTGCATGATCTGCTAACCGCAAACGAAAAAGTGCATATCTTCGATGTTCGTCAGCCGCTGGATCTGCTGGCCTACTCCGAGCTGATCCCGGGGGCGACGCGGGTTCCGCCGAAGGAGGTAATGGCGAATCCATCGTTGATTCCAAGAGAAGAGGATGCGGTGGTGTACTGTACGTGTCCCGACGACAAGACGAGTAGAGAGATCCTGCAGCGTGCGCTGAGCTTGAACTTTTCACGGCTGAAGATTCTGCGGGGCGGGTTGGGAGCGTGGAAGGCCAAGGGATATCCGGTGGTGCCTTATCGAGAGGCGTTTCGGCTGGATACGGAGGTTTAG